A genomic window from Leptolyngbya sp. BL0902 includes:
- the rimO gene encoding 30S ribosomal protein S12 methylthiotransferase RimO has translation MGLKPTVAFNHLGCEKNRVDTEHMLGLLVQAGYGVDANEELADYVVVNTCSFIEEARKESVRTLVELAEANKKIVITGCLAQHFQDELLDELPEAVALVGTGDYNRIVEVIERAEAGERVKLVTPEPTYIADETVPRYRTTASSVAYLRVAEGCDYRCAFCIIPHLRGNQRSRSIESIVAEAKQLADEGVQELVLISQITTNYGLDLYGKPALAELLRALGEVDVPWIRMHYAYPTGLTPKVIDAIRDTPNVLPYLDLPLQHSHPEVLRAMNRPWQGQVNDDVIHRIKDALPEAVLRTTFIVGFPGETDEHFEHLLAFVERHRFDHVGVFSFSAEEGTPAYSLPNQIPEALREQRRETLMLAQQPIAWANNQAEIGKTVDVLIEQENPATGVTIGRSSRFAPEVDGVVYVTGSAPLNDIVPVTITAADTYDLFGQIAEVP, from the coding sequence ATGGGGCTGAAGCCGACCGTTGCCTTTAACCATTTAGGATGCGAGAAAAATCGCGTTGATACGGAACATATGCTGGGCTTGCTGGTGCAGGCGGGCTATGGCGTGGATGCCAACGAAGAATTGGCCGATTACGTGGTGGTCAACACCTGTAGCTTCATTGAGGAAGCCCGCAAGGAGTCGGTGCGGACGCTGGTGGAACTGGCGGAAGCAAATAAGAAGATTGTGATCACGGGCTGTCTGGCCCAGCATTTTCAAGACGAATTGCTGGACGAATTGCCGGAAGCCGTGGCCCTGGTGGGTACCGGAGACTACAACCGCATCGTGGAAGTGATCGAGCGGGCCGAGGCCGGGGAACGGGTGAAGCTGGTGACGCCAGAACCCACCTACATCGCCGATGAAACCGTGCCCCGCTACCGCACCACCGCCTCCAGTGTGGCCTACCTGCGGGTGGCGGAGGGCTGCGACTACCGCTGCGCCTTCTGCATCATCCCCCACCTGCGCGGCAACCAGCGATCCCGCTCCATCGAGTCCATCGTGGCCGAGGCCAAACAACTGGCCGACGAAGGGGTGCAGGAACTGGTGTTGATCTCCCAAATCACCACTAACTACGGTTTGGATCTCTACGGCAAGCCTGCCCTGGCGGAACTGCTACGGGCCTTGGGCGAGGTGGATGTGCCCTGGATTCGGATGCACTACGCCTACCCCACGGGGCTGACTCCGAAGGTCATTGACGCCATCCGCGACACCCCGAACGTCCTCCCCTACCTGGATTTGCCCCTCCAGCATTCCCACCCGGAGGTGCTGCGGGCCATGAATCGGCCTTGGCAAGGGCAGGTCAACGACGACGTGATCCACCGCATCAAAGACGCCCTCCCCGAAGCGGTGCTGCGAACCACCTTCATTGTGGGATTTCCTGGGGAAACCGACGAACATTTCGAGCATCTGCTGGCCTTTGTGGAACGCCACCGCTTTGATCACGTCGGCGTGTTCTCCTTCTCTGCTGAGGAAGGCACCCCCGCCTACAGCCTGCCCAACCAAATTCCCGAAGCCCTGCGGGAACAGCGGCGCGAAACCCTAATGCTGGCCCAACAGCCCATCGCCTGGGCCAACAATCAGGCGGAAATCGGCAAGACCGTGGACGTGCTGATCGAGCAGGAAAACCCCGCCACGGGCGTTACCATCGGTCGCTCTAGCCGCTTTGCCCCAGAGGTGGATGGCGTCGTCTACGTCACGGGTTCGGCCCCGCTGAACGACATTGTCCCCGTCACCATCACCGCCGCCGACACCTACGACCTGTTTGGTCAGATCGCCGAAGTGCCCTAG
- a CDS encoding Uma2 family endonuclease has product MTRRNRRYSCFTTDEYLAIERISPIKHEYLQGQLIAVAGVSKAHVIIAGNISALLVNHLRGTDYISYAMGMKVCLPALNLFYYPDLTITCDRRDRTSIEEFILYPKLIIEVISESNEAFDRGDKFSDDKTISTLEEYMLIHQSQILVERFQCHSNNLWAPQIFQDGDALVLSSTNLICEIEALYKNLDQLSSMP; this is encoded by the coding sequence ATGACCAGGAGAAACAGACGGTATTCATGCTTTACGACTGACGAGTATTTAGCTATCGAACGCATCAGTCCGATTAAGCACGAATATTTGCAAGGACAGCTTATTGCAGTGGCAGGGGTCAGTAAAGCCCATGTCATCATTGCTGGTAATATTTCAGCTCTCCTCGTCAATCATCTACGAGGTACGGACTACATTTCCTATGCTATGGGTATGAAGGTGTGTCTGCCAGCCCTTAATCTCTTTTACTATCCTGATTTAACCATTACCTGTGATAGGCGTGACCGTACCTCTATCGAGGAGTTTATCCTCTATCCCAAGCTCATTATCGAAGTTATATCTGAATCTAATGAGGCTTTTGATAGGGGCGATAAGTTCTCCGATGACAAAACTATTTCTACGTTAGAAGAGTATATGCTTATTCACCAAAGTCAAATTTTGGTCGAACGGTTTCAGTGTCATTCCAATAATCTATGGGCTCCCCAGATTTTTCAGGACGGCGACGCCCTTGTACTTAGCAGTACTAACTTGATTTGCGAAATTGAGGCTCTCTACAAAAACCTTGATCAGCTTTCTTCAATGCCCTGA
- a CDS encoding DEAD/DEAH box helicase, translated as MTFSFASLGLSAARVSHLESLGYHEPTAIQAEAIPHLLSGRDLIGQAQTGTGKTAAFSLPLMEQVDPNNPAVQALVLTPTRELALQVCQAMRSYRIQGRPKILALYGGQSIDRQQEQLRRGAQIVVGTPGRVLDLLNRGTLSLKSLGWLVLDEADEMLNMGFIQDVEKILSKAPANRQTAFFSATMAPEIRELTTKFLQSPVTVTIQAAKASPRHIQQMSYVVPRGWTKVRALQPILEIQDPESAIIFVRTRRTASDLTRQLQAAGYSVDEYHGDLSQSQRERLLLRFRQQQVRWVVATDIAARGIHVDDLTHVINFDLPDAVENYVHRIGRTGRAGKTGVAISLVTPLEKYKLRQIERQTKQPMTIMQIPTRAEIAARNLERLRSQVREAITSERLASFLPIVSQLSEEYDIHTIAAAALQMAYDHTVPAWQRSDHHVQTESSPKTSGSHKSIPAPKKRSQRVSQNQPVESPGN; from the coding sequence ATGACCTTCTCCTTTGCCAGCCTAGGTTTGTCGGCTGCCCGTGTTAGCCACCTAGAATCCCTGGGCTACCACGAGCCCACCGCCATCCAAGCGGAGGCCATTCCCCACCTGCTATCGGGCCGGGACTTGATTGGTCAGGCACAGACCGGGACGGGCAAAACCGCTGCCTTCTCCCTGCCGCTGATGGAGCAGGTGGATCCCAATAATCCCGCTGTCCAAGCTCTGGTGCTAACCCCGACGCGGGAACTGGCGCTGCAAGTCTGCCAAGCCATGCGGAGCTACCGCATCCAGGGACGCCCCAAAATCCTGGCGCTCTATGGTGGCCAATCCATCGACCGTCAGCAAGAACAGCTCCGGCGTGGGGCGCAGATTGTGGTGGGTACTCCAGGCCGTGTCCTCGACCTGCTGAACCGAGGCACCCTCTCCCTCAAAAGCCTGGGCTGGCTGGTGCTGGATGAAGCCGACGAAATGCTGAATATGGGCTTCATTCAGGATGTGGAAAAAATCCTCAGCAAAGCCCCCGCCAATCGCCAAACCGCCTTTTTCTCCGCCACCATGGCCCCAGAGATTCGGGAACTGACCACCAAGTTCCTGCAATCCCCCGTCACCGTCACTATCCAAGCCGCCAAAGCCTCGCCTCGGCACATTCAACAAATGTCCTACGTGGTGCCTCGCGGCTGGACGAAGGTTCGCGCCCTGCAACCGATTCTAGAAATCCAAGACCCCGAATCCGCCATCATCTTTGTGCGGACGCGCCGCACCGCCAGCGATCTCACCCGCCAGTTGCAGGCTGCTGGCTACAGTGTGGACGAATACCACGGCGACCTCAGCCAGTCCCAGCGGGAACGCCTGCTGCTGCGGTTCCGCCAACAACAGGTGCGCTGGGTCGTCGCCACCGATATCGCCGCCCGGGGCATCCATGTGGATGACCTCACCCACGTCATCAACTTTGACCTCCCCGATGCCGTGGAAAACTACGTCCACCGCATTGGCCGCACCGGACGGGCCGGAAAAACCGGGGTCGCCATTTCCCTGGTGACGCCCCTAGAAAAGTACAAGCTGCGCCAAATTGAACGGCAAACCAAGCAGCCCATGACCATCATGCAAATCCCCACCCGCGCCGAGATTGCCGCCCGCAATCTGGAACGGCTGCGGAGCCAAGTGCGGGAAGCCATCACCAGCGAACGGCTGGCCTCCTTCCTGCCCATTGTGTCCCAACTCAGCGAAGAGTACGACATCCACACCATCGCCGCCGCCGCCCTGCAAATGGCCTACGACCACACCGTACCTGCATGGCAGCGCAGCGATCACCATGTGCAGACCGAATCTAGCCCTAAGACGTCGGGAAGCCATAAATCCATCCCCGCCCCCAAAAAGCGCAGCCAGCGAGTTTCCCAAAACCAACCTGTAGAATCTCCTGGCAATTAA
- a CDS encoding geranylgeranyl reductase family protein: MDDRIYDCIVVGAGPAGSSAAYHLAKQGRSVLVLEAASLPRYKPCSGAVSPSVAQYFDFDFAPAIDNQRRQVRYTYQLDDPIDAALETAEPIWMVRREVFDQFLVQQAQAQGAEVKDGTPVTGIALAGDRWQVSTPSGPFTASYLVAADGAQGPMAGWLGFPSLPLRIATLLEVTTADPVADTFPMSFEFGLVKQGCLWNFPKRQGYSIGAASFVGKSAVGKAADKATADYQTALDRYCQTIGVNPAQAQTYHHALKLWDGQHPLHRERAVLVGEAAAIVDPLSAEGIRPGMISGVKAAAAIHRALSGETGALADYTAEMQTSWGADMQWAKRISGLFFRVPGIGYRVGIKRPTATQRLGQILAGEVQYADIANRVMKRLGAGLIPGR, encoded by the coding sequence ATGGACGACCGGATTTACGATTGTATTGTGGTGGGAGCGGGGCCAGCGGGATCGTCAGCAGCCTACCACCTGGCCAAGCAGGGGCGTTCGGTGCTGGTTCTGGAAGCGGCTTCTCTCCCGCGCTACAAGCCTTGCAGTGGGGCGGTTTCCCCCAGTGTGGCCCAGTATTTTGACTTCGACTTTGCCCCCGCCATCGACAACCAGCGGCGGCAAGTGCGCTATACCTACCAACTTGACGACCCCATTGACGCCGCCCTCGAAACCGCCGAGCCGATTTGGATGGTGCGGCGGGAGGTGTTTGATCAGTTCCTAGTGCAGCAAGCCCAAGCCCAGGGGGCAGAGGTCAAGGACGGCACCCCTGTGACGGGGATCGCCCTAGCCGGGGATCGGTGGCAGGTTTCCACACCCAGCGGCCCGTTCACCGCGTCTTACCTGGTGGCGGCAGATGGAGCCCAGGGGCCGATGGCGGGGTGGCTGGGCTTTCCGAGCCTGCCCCTGCGTATCGCGACGCTGTTGGAAGTGACGACCGCCGATCCCGTGGCGGACACCTTCCCGATGAGCTTTGAGTTTGGCCTGGTGAAGCAGGGCTGTCTGTGGAACTTTCCTAAGCGCCAGGGCTATTCCATTGGGGCGGCGTCCTTTGTAGGCAAATCCGCCGTTGGTAAGGCCGCAGATAAGGCCACAGCGGACTATCAAACCGCCCTAGATCGCTATTGCCAAACCATTGGCGTCAACCCCGCCCAGGCCCAGACCTATCACCATGCGCTGAAGCTGTGGGATGGCCAGCATCCCCTCCACAGGGAGCGGGCGGTGCTGGTGGGCGAGGCGGCGGCGATTGTGGATCCCCTCAGTGCCGAGGGCATTCGTCCCGGCATGATTAGCGGCGTCAAGGCAGCGGCGGCAATCCATCGGGCCTTATCCGGCGAAACGGGTGCCCTGGCGGACTATACCGCTGAGATGCAGACATCCTGGGGGGCGGATATGCAGTGGGCCAAACGGATTTCGGGCCTGTTCTTCCGGGTGCCGGGGATTGGCTACCGAGTGGGCATTAAACGCCCCACCGCCACCCAGCGCCTAGGCCAAATTTTGGCGGGGGAAGTGCAGTACGCCGACATTGCCAACCGGGTGATGAAACGCCTAGGTGCTGGGCTGATTCCGGGGCGATAA
- a CDS encoding Uma2 family endonuclease: MTASSALSSGSLVLEPSQLKRWTVRDYHRMGELGLFRADERTELLAGQITLMAPKGTPHVTALHLLANALRAQLEERALVRTQDPIQLDDFSEPEPDLAVVQGTVLDYAEQHPRPEQVYLVVEVADSTLRQDCEVKAKLYAQAGIADYWVLDLKNRQIHLFREPTAMGYCHHLILTEPNQMSPLNFSDILLSLSEILPPGS; encoded by the coding sequence ATGACGGCATCAAGCGCCCTTTCTAGCGGTTCCCTAGTCTTGGAACCGAGCCAGCTCAAGCGATGGACGGTGCGAGACTACCACCGCATGGGGGAACTCGGCCTCTTCAGGGCCGACGAACGCACAGAACTTTTGGCTGGACAGATCACCCTAATGGCTCCCAAAGGCACACCCCACGTCACAGCGCTGCATCTCCTAGCCAATGCCTTGCGTGCCCAATTGGAAGAACGCGCTCTAGTTCGCACCCAAGACCCTATCCAACTGGACGATTTCTCGGAACCGGAGCCGGATTTAGCGGTTGTGCAAGGTACCGTTCTGGATTATGCCGAGCAGCATCCTCGTCCAGAGCAGGTTTATCTCGTGGTGGAGGTGGCCGATTCCACCCTACGGCAAGATTGCGAGGTAAAAGCCAAGCTCTATGCCCAAGCGGGCATTGCCGATTATTGGGTTCTGGATCTCAAAAATCGCCAGATCCATCTCTTTCGCGAACCTACGGCAATGGGCTATTGTCACCACCTCATCTTGACTGAGCCGAATCAAATGTCGCCTCTGAATTTCTCCGATATTTTGCTTTCTCTGTCAGAGATTTTGCCGCCAGGATCATAA